In Sphingobacterium zeae, one genomic interval encodes:
- a CDS encoding glycoside hydrolase family 10 protein — translation MKRSLLFLATALFVLSSCSSKKNKKHEPVNTTATNVEIVKKDPPTLPKRERVKNTVETKAQPVAEKKKEIVVNLPALPREFRAAWVASVANINWPSKNNLSTAEQQQEAIGILDFLKNNNFNAVIFQVRPSADAFYKSDLEPWSYFLTGTEGQAPSPYYDPLDFWVEQAHKRGIELHVWLNPYRAHHTAGGPVTSASMARKMLESVVKLKQGYYWFDPSKQSTQDHAARVVMDIVKRYDIDGVHFDDYFYPYAEYNGGQDFPDLDSYNEYKRNGGTLSRGDFRRNSVNTFIERIYKDIKKEKNFVKFGISPFGIWKPGYPAGIQGSSQYDMLYADAKLWLNKGWIDYFAPQLYWPIQPAKQSYTALLKWWESENTLGRHLWPGINTVGKRGTEYVQEIVNQVEAARTLLPDNREGVIHWSLAGLTKNPAMTQALVNGPYQVKALVPTSPWLNANPLLKPSLLLTPQGGNIFAKWQHQQIDQVAKWVLYLNYGGVWQYEILDPGVTSKEIPMTSNNKKLQYVAVKAVDRLSNEGPYAAEHIK, via the coding sequence ATGAAACGTTCCCTATTATTTTTAGCGACAGCACTTTTTGTTTTATCTTCTTGTTCATCCAAGAAAAATAAGAAACACGAGCCTGTCAACACCACAGCGACCAATGTAGAAATTGTAAAAAAGGATCCTCCCACATTACCTAAGCGCGAACGGGTGAAAAATACAGTTGAGACAAAAGCGCAGCCAGTTGCAGAGAAAAAGAAGGAAATTGTCGTCAATCTCCCAGCTTTGCCCCGTGAGTTTCGTGCAGCCTGGGTGGCCTCTGTTGCCAATATCAATTGGCCGAGCAAAAATAACCTGAGTACAGCAGAACAGCAACAGGAAGCCATCGGCATTTTAGATTTCTTGAAAAATAATAATTTTAATGCAGTAATTTTTCAGGTGCGTCCATCAGCAGATGCATTTTATAAAAGTGATTTAGAGCCTTGGTCATATTTTTTGACAGGAACAGAAGGGCAGGCGCCATCCCCTTATTATGATCCGCTTGATTTCTGGGTAGAACAGGCACATAAAAGAGGGATCGAGCTTCACGTTTGGCTAAACCCTTACCGCGCCCACCATACCGCTGGTGGCCCTGTTACCTCAGCCTCTATGGCACGCAAAATGCTCGAATCTGTTGTCAAACTGAAACAAGGATATTACTGGTTTGATCCATCCAAACAATCTACGCAGGACCATGCTGCTCGCGTGGTAATGGATATTGTCAAACGTTATGATATCGATGGCGTACATTTTGACGATTACTTCTATCCTTATGCTGAATATAATGGTGGGCAGGATTTTCCAGATTTGGATAGTTACAATGAATATAAACGTAATGGGGGCACGCTTTCCCGAGGTGACTTCCGGAGAAATAGTGTAAACACCTTTATCGAACGTATTTATAAAGATATTAAAAAGGAGAAGAATTTTGTCAAATTTGGGATCAGCCCGTTCGGCATCTGGAAACCAGGCTATCCGGCAGGAATCCAAGGATCGAGTCAGTATGATATGCTTTATGCGGATGCTAAATTATGGTTGAACAAAGGTTGGATCGACTATTTTGCACCCCAACTGTATTGGCCAATACAACCCGCTAAGCAGAGTTATACCGCGCTGTTAAAATGGTGGGAAAGTGAAAATACCTTGGGACGCCACCTTTGGCCAGGGATCAATACTGTGGGCAAGCGCGGGACAGAATATGTTCAGGAAATTGTGAATCAAGTAGAGGCTGCACGTACACTATTGCCTGATAATCGGGAGGGTGTGATCCACTGGAGTTTGGCAGGACTGACCAAAAACCCCGCCATGACACAGGCTTTGGTTAATGGACCCTACCAGGTGAAAGCGCTGGTACCAACAAGTCCTTGGTTAAATGCAAACCCACTTTTGAAACCATCGTTGTTACTAACGCCACAAGGTGGAAATATTTTTGCGAAATGGCAGCACCAGCAAATTGATCAGGTTGCAAAATGGGTATTGTATCTCAACTATGGAGGGGTATGGCAATACGAGATTTTGGATCCTGGAGTTACAAGTAAAGAGATCCCAATGACATCGAACAACAAAAAGCTTCAGTATGTTGCGGTAAAAGCTGTCGATCGTCTGAGTAATGAAGGACCGTATGCTGCTGAGCATATAAAATAA
- a CDS encoding SusC/RagA family TonB-linked outer membrane protein produces the protein MNNKLYSTLRVLGIVPTMLFSASLLHAQTNQIKGTVVDAKTKAPIPGATIKVLGTSNASSTDVKGAFQINVDDKNRILNISTVGYENKTVTLGPGETTVTVSLEEQTQQLESVVVTALGISRAQKSLTYSTQQVNGDELNKVKSTNLANNLNGKVAGVNIASSSSGPGGSAKVILRGNKSASGNNQVLYVVDGVPINNQTLASQPDNVFGGQRDGGDPISLINPEDIENISVLKGASAAALYGSQAANGVILVTTKSGKQGRTTINFSSSAQIEQAVSTPKFQNQYGQGSGGKNSNTSVFSWGDKTNGANYDNVGEFFRTGSNFTNSLTLSGGNEKNQTYFSYANTLAKGILPENDLMRHNFNLKESASFFDNKLTVEGSANYITQKLDNAPSSGFYYNPLVGTYLLPRSLNIADYKNYETFNPSRNLNEQNWFSLSDSPTTQQNPWWIVNRNPTSSTRNRLLLNGSAKYKVAPWISIQARGSVDRTSEVWDRKVYASTPNPLGKVNGNYNYTNTTITQQYGDVVANMNFNVSDKFQITGLVGTSITDWKTEGVDFNTGIDGLKIPNQFFIQNTTTPVTSTLSANRRQLQSVFASANLAYDNWIYLDLTARNDWSSTLAFTGTKSFFYPSAGLGIVLNDKLNLPEFVNMAKIRGSYAVVGNDLPPYTSLLTNTVNPYAVLTVNDIAFLKTLKPEKTKSFEIGTEWRMWNNRLNVDVTYYKTNTTNQFFKVAASQASLNQQYAINAGDIQNQGVEALVSLDAIKNEDFKWTTSINFTYNKNKIKKLADAVPEFSLTGENQNNFASKLEVGGSFGDIYGQDFVRDAEGRIIISEDGIPQKTNAYTKLGNSNPIWQMGWNNSFNYKNFNLSFLIDGKFNYEVMSITQSVMDGYGVSEATGAARANGGVAVNGVTPNGTPVAVVDAEKWYTSTGGIGPVSSQYIYDGTVVRLRELTFGYDFNIKDSFFKKLRVNAVGRNLFYISKKAPFDPEVTMSTGNSLSGVDIFMMPATRNYGLTLNATF, from the coding sequence ATGAATAACAAATTATACTCTACTTTGAGGGTGTTGGGTATTGTTCCGACAATGCTTTTTTCAGCATCCTTATTGCATGCGCAAACCAACCAGATAAAGGGAACGGTTGTTGACGCTAAAACCAAAGCTCCTATTCCAGGCGCCACAATTAAAGTACTGGGCACTTCCAATGCAAGTTCTACGGATGTTAAAGGCGCATTTCAGATCAATGTTGATGATAAAAACCGCATATTGAACATCAGTACTGTCGGTTATGAAAATAAAACGGTAACATTGGGCCCTGGTGAAACGACAGTAACGGTAAGTTTAGAAGAACAAACACAGCAGTTGGAAAGTGTCGTGGTCACCGCTCTAGGTATTAGCCGTGCACAAAAATCATTAACATACTCAACACAACAGGTCAATGGTGACGAATTGAACAAAGTCAAAAGCACCAACTTGGCAAATAATTTAAACGGTAAAGTAGCCGGCGTTAATATTGCTTCCAGCTCTTCAGGACCAGGTGGCTCGGCGAAAGTTATTTTGCGTGGTAACAAGTCGGCCTCTGGCAACAACCAGGTACTTTATGTTGTCGATGGGGTTCCAATCAATAACCAGACATTAGCAAGTCAGCCAGACAACGTGTTCGGCGGGCAACGTGATGGTGGCGACCCTATTTCATTGATCAACCCAGAAGATATCGAAAACATCTCCGTATTAAAAGGAGCATCTGCAGCGGCATTATATGGTAGCCAGGCAGCCAACGGCGTTATCTTGGTCACAACAAAATCAGGTAAACAAGGTCGCACAACGATCAACTTCTCATCAAGTGCACAGATCGAACAGGCTGTATCGACACCGAAATTCCAAAACCAATATGGTCAAGGTTCGGGTGGTAAAAACAGTAACACCAGTGTATTTAGCTGGGGCGACAAAACCAATGGCGCCAACTATGATAATGTAGGTGAATTTTTCCGTACAGGTAGCAACTTCACCAATTCATTGACATTGTCCGGAGGTAACGAAAAAAATCAAACGTATTTCTCTTATGCAAATACGCTTGCAAAAGGTATTCTTCCAGAAAATGACCTGATGCGTCATAACTTCAATCTCAAGGAAAGTGCTTCATTTTTTGATAATAAGCTGACCGTTGAAGGAAGCGCCAATTATATTACACAAAAATTGGATAATGCCCCTAGTTCAGGATTTTATTATAATCCACTGGTTGGAACCTACCTATTACCTCGAAGCTTAAATATTGCGGATTATAAAAATTACGAAACGTTCAATCCAAGCCGCAATCTGAACGAACAAAACTGGTTCAGCCTAAGTGATAGTCCCACAACACAACAGAATCCATGGTGGATCGTCAACAGGAATCCAACAAGCTCTACCCGCAACCGCTTGCTTTTAAATGGTAGTGCAAAATATAAAGTAGCGCCTTGGATCAGTATTCAGGCTAGGGGAAGCGTCGATCGCACCTCAGAGGTTTGGGACCGTAAAGTCTATGCGAGCACACCAAATCCCCTTGGGAAAGTAAATGGTAATTACAATTATACAAATACCACCATTACACAACAATACGGTGATGTCGTTGCCAACATGAACTTTAATGTCAGCGATAAGTTTCAGATCACAGGATTGGTCGGAACAAGTATCACCGACTGGAAAACCGAAGGTGTGGATTTTAACACAGGTATTGACGGGTTAAAAATCCCAAATCAATTCTTTATCCAAAATACAACAACGCCTGTCACATCGACATTATCGGCTAATCGTAGACAATTACAATCGGTATTTGCATCAGCAAACTTAGCCTACGACAACTGGATTTATTTGGATCTGACGGCGAGGAATGACTGGTCCAGTACATTAGCTTTCACAGGTACAAAGTCTTTCTTCTACCCATCTGCAGGATTGGGTATTGTATTGAATGACAAATTAAACTTACCTGAGTTTGTCAATATGGCCAAGATTCGTGGTTCGTATGCAGTAGTGGGCAATGATTTGCCTCCTTACACGAGTTTATTAACAAACACGGTGAACCCGTACGCTGTATTGACAGTAAATGACATTGCGTTCTTGAAAACATTAAAGCCCGAAAAAACGAAATCTTTTGAAATTGGAACGGAATGGCGCATGTGGAACAATCGTTTGAATGTGGATGTTACGTACTACAAAACAAACACAACGAACCAGTTCTTCAAAGTCGCTGCGAGCCAAGCTTCGTTAAACCAACAGTATGCAATTAATGCCGGTGACATTCAAAACCAAGGGGTAGAGGCGTTGGTATCATTGGATGCGATCAAAAATGAGGATTTTAAATGGACAACAAGTATCAACTTCACCTACAATAAAAACAAGATAAAAAAGCTAGCTGATGCTGTTCCTGAGTTTAGTTTAACTGGTGAAAATCAAAACAACTTTGCTTCCAAACTTGAGGTAGGCGGTTCTTTTGGCGATATCTATGGACAGGATTTTGTACGGGATGCTGAAGGAAGGATTATTATCTCAGAAGATGGTATTCCTCAAAAAACCAACGCTTATACTAAGCTAGGAAATTCGAATCCAATTTGGCAAATGGGCTGGAACAATAGTTTCAATTATAAAAACTTCAATTTAAGTTTCTTGATTGACGGCAAGTTTAATTACGAGGTAATGTCAATTACACAATCTGTCATGGATGGTTATGGCGTATCAGAAGCAACTGGAGCCGCTCGTGCAAATGGTGGCGTTGCCGTAAACGGTGTTACACCGAATGGAACTCCTGTTGCTGTCGTCGATGCAGAGAAATGGTACACATCAACAGGAGGTATAGGTCCTGTCAGTAGCCAATACATTTACGATGGAACGGTCGTGAGACTGCGTGAATTGACTTTCGGCTATGATTTCAATATTAAAGACAGTTTCTTCAAAAAATTGCGCGTCAATGCTGTAGGAAGAAACCTATTCTACATTTCTAAAAAGGCTCCATTTGACCCTGAAGTAACGATGTCAACAGGCAATTCGCTGAGTGGTGTAGATATCTTTATGATGCCTGCAACCCGCAATTACGGACTTACACTAAATGCAACTTTCTAA
- a CDS encoding DUF6728 family protein produces the protein MYLFRKRNAERPTNGNIKAMHIINATAIIVFLLGLIYKIFFTS, from the coding sequence ATGTACTTATTTAGAAAGCGCAATGCAGAACGCCCGACGAATGGGAATATAAAAGCCATGCATATTATTAATGCAACGGCCATTATTGTCTTTTTATTGGGACTGATCTACAAAATATTTTTTACTTCCTAA
- a CDS encoding RidA family protein: MSKKEIFNTDKAPAAIGPYNQAIKAGNTLYVSGQIPLVPETMELIASGIKDEAHQVLKNIEAILTNAGYTFEDVVKASIFLSDMENFALVNEVYAEYFKEAQPARECVAVKTLPKHVNVEISVIAWKD; the protein is encoded by the coding sequence ATGTCAAAAAAAGAAATCTTCAATACGGACAAAGCTCCGGCTGCAATAGGCCCCTATAACCAGGCGATTAAAGCTGGCAATACATTATATGTCTCTGGGCAAATCCCACTGGTTCCCGAAACAATGGAGTTAATTGCATCTGGTATAAAAGACGAGGCGCATCAGGTGCTGAAAAATATCGAAGCTATCCTGACAAATGCTGGATATACTTTTGAAGATGTTGTCAAAGCATCCATTTTCCTAAGTGATATGGAAAATTTTGCTTTAGTCAATGAAGTCTATGCTGAATATTTTAAAGAAGCCCAGCCAGCCCGGGAGTGTGTTGCGGTAAAAACATTGCCGAAGCATGTAAATGTCGAGATTTCAGTCATTGCGTGGAAAGATTAA
- the nagA gene encoding N-acetylglucosamine-6-phosphate deacetylase, giving the protein MNKLALIGGKIYTGEAIFEEKALLINEGKIAAIVDKHDVPTDYTSYPVNGCNICAGLIDLQLYGDGSDLYSAERSVASLERIAEGLVVKGTTSFMMTLATNTIPVFKDAIRVAEGFRHDAFLGLHLEGPFLNPKKRGAHPAELIIEPTKEKIDDLLAGNQVVKMMTIAPERIADDVLQHLHSYNLLLSAGHSDATFEEGTHGYDLGIPTSTHLFNAMSPLHHREVGLVGAIFNHPTARASIIVDGHHVSFEAVKIAKRQLGARLFMITDAVAACDKDIYQHILNDGYYSLPDGTISGAAISLLEGVKNAVQKVGIPLDEAIRMATVYPADLLKRADIGNLNAGSIANVIVFNDDFQLKKVIFKGELKR; this is encoded by the coding sequence ATGAATAAGCTAGCGTTAATTGGAGGTAAGATATATACTGGTGAGGCGATCTTTGAAGAAAAAGCATTACTGATTAATGAAGGTAAAATTGCCGCAATTGTTGATAAGCATGATGTGCCTACGGATTACACCAGTTATCCAGTCAATGGGTGTAATATTTGTGCAGGACTGATCGATCTGCAACTGTATGGCGACGGATCGGACTTGTATTCCGCCGAGCGTAGTGTAGCCTCTTTGGAACGCATCGCCGAGGGCTTGGTCGTTAAAGGCACGACTTCTTTTATGATGACTCTGGCGACCAATACCATACCCGTCTTTAAGGATGCCATTCGCGTGGCAGAAGGCTTCCGGCACGATGCATTTTTAGGGTTACATCTAGAAGGTCCCTTTTTGAATCCTAAAAAACGAGGTGCGCATCCTGCGGAATTAATCATCGAGCCTACAAAGGAAAAGATTGACGATCTTTTGGCAGGAAATCAGGTTGTCAAGATGATGACCATAGCACCTGAACGTATAGCGGACGATGTATTGCAGCACTTACACAGCTACAATTTGCTGCTCAGTGCAGGGCATAGTGATGCGACTTTCGAAGAAGGAACCCATGGTTACGATCTGGGGATTCCAACAAGCACCCACCTGTTTAATGCCATGTCGCCTTTGCATCATCGCGAAGTAGGTTTGGTCGGCGCAATTTTTAATCATCCGACAGCGCGGGCGAGTATTATTGTCGATGGACATCATGTCAGCTTTGAAGCTGTGAAAATTGCGAAACGTCAGCTGGGAGCCCGCCTGTTTATGATTACAGATGCTGTGGCCGCTTGCGATAAAGATATATACCAGCATATATTGAACGACGGGTATTATTCATTGCCGGACGGGACCATTTCAGGGGCTGCAATCTCCTTGCTCGAAGGGGTGAAAAATGCGGTGCAAAAGGTGGGTATACCACTCGACGAAGCGATCCGAATGGCTACGGTGTATCCGGCAGACCTGCTAAAGCGAGCGGATATCGGAAATCTAAATGCAGGAAGCATAGCAAATGTCATTGTCTTTAATGATGACTTTCAGCTGAAAAAGGTGATCTTTAAAGGCGAGTTAAAGCGCTGA
- a CDS encoding RagB/SusD family nutrient uptake outer membrane protein: MNFNIKYISKFSLAMLLLGGTMTSCTKNFEDYNKNNIGLTDEDLKGDGQDLVLFLKNAQMSIYNFSGAGDPNSYQVQQNLNADVFSGYFMSPTPFNSGQNNLNYAMVNGWNGEPFKVLYLNVIKSIEKLKSNGLAETYPALWGSALVIKVEAASRVTDIYGPIPYSKVGTSNTVPYDKQSDVYAAFFKELDEAVTALKSYKADSPMAAKIDQIDLVFPNTDNQVRFANWLKIANSLRLRLAMRLVKVDAALAKTQAEKALDPTNGGVLESNTENFKITIPADGTYSNPLWFISKNWADTRINATLSSYMTGLNDPRISKYMAPVIKDATTTAFAGKYIGIRAGADGIEKDKYQKLSALNTEGTTPTFVATTAPVLMTAAEVYFLRAEAALRGWNNAGGTAQSLYEKGVETSFTQWGVTSGLSTYLNDNTSKAAAYKDPFNAKNNANSPSALTIKWNEGATNEEKLERIITQKWLAIFPEGQEAWSEFRRTGYPRLFPVVVNNSGGLIDTKIQIRRLPFPQNEYNTNAAEVQSAISLLGGPDNGGTRLWWDVNKGNF, from the coding sequence ATGAATTTTAATATCAAATATATATCCAAATTCTCCCTGGCCATGTTACTTCTTGGAGGAACGATGACCAGCTGTACAAAGAATTTTGAGGATTACAACAAAAACAATATTGGGCTTACAGATGAAGATTTAAAGGGGGACGGACAAGATCTTGTGCTTTTTTTAAAAAATGCACAAATGTCTATTTACAATTTCTCTGGTGCGGGAGACCCTAATTCTTATCAAGTACAACAAAATCTGAATGCAGACGTCTTTTCGGGCTATTTCATGTCTCCTACGCCGTTTAATAGCGGTCAGAACAACCTGAATTATGCCATGGTAAATGGATGGAATGGAGAACCATTTAAAGTGCTTTATCTTAACGTTATTAAATCCATTGAAAAGTTAAAAAGCAATGGCCTTGCAGAGACCTATCCAGCACTATGGGGTTCAGCATTAGTGATCAAAGTGGAAGCGGCGAGCCGTGTTACAGATATCTATGGTCCTATTCCATATAGTAAAGTAGGCACCTCCAATACCGTTCCATACGACAAACAATCCGATGTATATGCTGCTTTCTTCAAAGAGCTCGATGAGGCTGTAACCGCGTTGAAATCGTACAAAGCAGATAGTCCAATGGCTGCTAAAATCGATCAGATCGATCTTGTATTTCCGAATACTGATAATCAGGTCAGATTTGCAAATTGGTTGAAAATTGCCAATTCACTTCGCCTGCGTTTGGCAATGCGTTTGGTTAAAGTCGATGCTGCTTTAGCAAAAACACAAGCCGAAAAAGCACTGGATCCGACAAATGGTGGTGTATTGGAAAGTAACACCGAAAACTTCAAGATCACTATACCGGCGGATGGAACCTACAGCAACCCGCTTTGGTTTATTTCCAAAAACTGGGCCGATACCCGTATCAATGCGACGCTTTCTTCCTATATGACAGGATTGAACGACCCGCGTATCTCTAAATACATGGCACCTGTCATTAAAGATGCAACAACAACGGCGTTCGCTGGTAAATACATTGGAATCCGTGCAGGTGCAGATGGTATCGAAAAAGACAAATACCAAAAGCTATCGGCATTGAATACCGAAGGTACAACACCAACTTTCGTGGCAACAACAGCACCGGTATTAATGACCGCAGCTGAGGTTTACTTCCTTCGTGCGGAAGCAGCATTGAGAGGTTGGAACAATGCCGGTGGAACAGCGCAATCACTTTATGAAAAAGGAGTGGAAACTTCCTTTACGCAATGGGGTGTAACATCAGGATTGAGCACTTACCTCAATGATAATACCAGTAAGGCTGCAGCTTACAAAGATCCTTTCAATGCGAAGAATAACGCCAATTCACCAAGCGCACTGACCATCAAATGGAATGAGGGTGCTACCAATGAAGAAAAACTGGAACGTATTATCACCCAAAAATGGTTGGCGATCTTCCCTGAAGGACAAGAAGCTTGGAGTGAATTCCGCCGTACTGGATATCCCCGCCTATTCCCGGTTGTGGTCAACAATAGCGGTGGACTGATCGATACTAAAATACAGATCCGTCGCTTACCGTTCCCACAAAATGAATACAACACTAATGCAGCTGAAGTACAATCTGCAATCTCGTTGTTGGGCGGACCTGACAACGGCGGTACCAGACTTTGGTGGGATGTAAATAAGGGTAATTTCTAA
- a CDS encoding EamA family transporter translates to MENSNETASRGKYLFAAFLAPFIWGFMSIPVRWIRGYPAEDILYFRIITALLVLWVYVLIFRRKMLVADIRKFGLLSRADKLRQTGLMILASALIFGNWFTYIYAVNHVSIQSAALAYLTCPLITAAGAYLMLKEKLTGWQKTALFIAFSSVCLLARGSLNDVLWAITIASCYAFYLIVQRVSTGFDKLNQLVLQLSICALFVIPKLIYNHHTIPNEPVFWSTIVLIASLFTIIPLFLSMYALIGISSTTTGVLLYINPLIAFTLAATYFQEPVQPIKYIAYGIILIAIILFNAANIKQAFTRPSRV, encoded by the coding sequence GTGGAAAATAGCAACGAAACAGCAAGCCGCGGAAAATATCTTTTCGCGGCTTTTTTGGCTCCCTTTATTTGGGGATTTATGTCTATACCTGTACGGTGGATACGCGGCTATCCTGCCGAAGATATCCTGTATTTTAGAATTATTACCGCCCTGTTGGTCCTTTGGGTATACGTGCTTATTTTCCGAAGAAAGATGCTTGTGGCTGATATTCGTAAATTTGGACTTCTATCACGGGCAGACAAGCTCCGTCAAACGGGACTTATGATTCTCGCCTCCGCGCTGATCTTCGGAAACTGGTTTACTTACATCTATGCTGTAAACCATGTCAGCATTCAATCCGCCGCATTGGCCTATCTGACCTGCCCCCTAATTACCGCGGCAGGAGCCTATCTCATGCTCAAGGAAAAATTGACTGGATGGCAAAAAACTGCACTTTTCATTGCTTTCAGCAGCGTATGCCTACTGGCAAGAGGTTCATTGAATGATGTGCTATGGGCGATTACTATCGCATCCTGTTACGCGTTTTATCTGATCGTGCAACGGGTATCGACAGGCTTTGACAAGCTCAATCAATTGGTTCTTCAACTCAGTATATGTGCATTGTTTGTGATACCCAAACTCATCTATAATCATCACACCATCCCTAATGAGCCGGTGTTTTGGAGCACCATAGTGCTCATCGCATCTCTGTTTACGATCATCCCTCTTTTTTTGAGCATGTATGCCCTCATCGGCATTTCATCCACCACGACTGGTGTTCTTTTGTATATTAATCCGCTGATCGCATTTACTTTGGCAGCGACCTACTTTCAAGAACCTGTACAGCCAATAAAATATATCGCATACGGTATCATCCTTATTGCTATCATCCTATTTAATGCTGCAAACATCAAACAGGCCTTTACTAGACCATCCCGAGTTTAA
- a CDS encoding acyl-CoA thioesterase, producing MEEIYKTVSDSVIRMSQLMLPSNANFGGKIHGGYILSLMDQIAFAVASKFSAHYCVTASVGKVDFLKPIEVGELVTLIASVNYVGNSSMEVGIRVEAMNIQTGETKHCNSSYFTMVAKDETGRPARVPRLILETEKDIFRFYRCVVKMEVDKERDRAIHDMETDSAEQQAYIQKHFDVQINLAP from the coding sequence ATGGAAGAGATCTATAAAACCGTAAGCGACTCGGTGATTCGGATGTCACAGCTGATGTTGCCATCCAATGCTAATTTTGGCGGTAAAATTCACGGGGGCTATATTTTGTCCTTGATGGATCAGATCGCTTTTGCTGTCGCTTCTAAATTTTCAGCGCACTATTGTGTAACAGCTTCGGTTGGCAAAGTGGATTTTTTGAAGCCTATTGAAGTGGGCGAACTCGTCACCTTGATCGCTTCAGTGAATTATGTGGGCAACTCTTCTATGGAAGTTGGTATTCGAGTAGAAGCGATGAACATTCAGACGGGCGAAACCAAACATTGTAATTCCTCCTACTTTACGATGGTGGCCAAAGATGAAACAGGAAGGCCAGCCCGCGTACCGAGGTTAATACTGGAGACTGAAAAAGACATATTCCGGTTCTACCGCTGTGTGGTGAAGATGGAAGTTGACAAAGAAAGAGATCGTGCCATTCACGACATGGAAACAGACTCTGCCGAGCAACAAGCTTATATTCAGAAGCACTTTGATGTACAGATCAATCTTGCTCCGTAA